The following coding sequences lie in one Paroedura picta isolate Pp20150507F chromosome 10, Ppicta_v3.0, whole genome shotgun sequence genomic window:
- the STBD1 gene encoding starch-binding domain-containing protein 1: MAQGDGAKAALSLDDDGGSGPLAGLWPAFLAALVAAVLAWLWYGGKEGGGDEKAAAAAAAASSSAQAGPPQPPRREAARDEEPLPGSCNCPASETKPNNVSIYQEPARNLLVSPGDHNIPQETPEIEPVVKDPVTPLMNCKEYPRDEMFDFPATASEPPKTEETETCGTGTSTEAGAPSHTHELKNREKLQHNSLDPEEWEMVPEHPAWGDATGNISSEEAGGSRDPEQAKRVAAVSPMPQTVRVTFRVHYITYSETQLIAVTGDHECLGQWHHYVPLRWETDGFWSDSVILPVDTRVEWKFIVVENGKVRRWEECDNRTLMTEHEDRVVHKWWGYH; this comes from the exons ATGGCGCAGGGCGACGGAGCCAAGGCCGCGCTGTCCCTGGACGACGACGGCGGCAGCGGGCCTCTGGCGGGGCTCTGGCCGGCCTTCCTCGCCGCCCTGGTGGCCGCCGTCCTCGCCTGGCTCTGGTACGGAGGCAAGGAAGGCGGCGGAGAcgagaaggcggcggcggcggcggcggcggcgtcctcGAGCGCCCAGGCGGGCCCCCCTCAGCCGCCGCGGAGGGAAGCGGCGCGCGACGAAG AACCACTTCCGGGAAGCTGCAACTGCCCTGCATCTGAAACAAAGCCAAACAATGTGTCTATCTATCAGGAGCCTGCACGGAACTTGCTGGTTTCTCCAGGAGATCACAACATCCCTCAGGAGACTCCAGAAATTGAGCCGGTGGTCAAAGATCCTGTCACCCCCTTAATGAACTGCAAGGAATACCCAAGGGATGAAATGTTTGATTTCCCGGCAACAGCATCAGAACCACCAAAGACGGAAGAAACGGAGACCTGTGGTACGGGCACTTCAACCGAAGCAGGTGCCCCAAGTCATACGCATGAGTTGAAAAACAGAGAAAAGCTGCAGCACAACTCTCTCGATCCTGAAGAATGGGAAATGGTCCCTGAGCATCCGGCTTGGGGTGATGCCACAGGGAATATCAGCAGTGAGGAGGCCGGCGGGAGCAGGGACCCGGAGCAAGCCAAGCGGGTGGCAGCAGTGTCTCCAATGCCTCAGACTGTCCGTGTGACTTTCCGCGTTCACTACATCACTTACTCGGAAACGCAGCTGATAGCCGTCACGGGTGACCACGAGTGTCTCGGCCAGTGGCACCACTATGTACCCCTGAGATGGGAGACGGATGGGTTCTGGTCCGACTCGGTCATCTTGCCTGTAGACACCAGAGTGGAGTGGAAGTTCATCGTAGTGGAGAATGGAAAGGTCAGGCGGTGGGAAGAATGTGACAATCGAACCCTAATGACAGAACATGAAGATCGGGTGGTCCATAAGTGGTGGGGATATCACTGA